The following are from one region of the Etheostoma spectabile isolate EspeVRDwgs_2016 chromosome 15, UIUC_Espe_1.0, whole genome shotgun sequence genome:
- the LOC116702479 gene encoding uncharacterized protein LOC116702479 produces MALGLLLRVSCICFLLFDDSAGLPSVRGYGYPYNADLPSMGDVREDEVETGQASDDQPTGLGYTSYNTLSIAQWPGLVPSPQNLPNRPSAPAADRLVNGWSRYFGLDTNQETNPAKPQPGPASTNSLPPSPAGGSSLYVSQTANYEPTLSTSQAVEFPSFDSWKPQLDGSDYGVIQNSGFGSPKFNSDSSRSGVSNIPHLVYEDVFQYQSEDMRPSNTAGGYSQVNYMSKGLSTGGAPIMPQELTNVGSQMGLKGFWLQQKTVVGAQNDVVNQGVSKLIVPPPPPSSYGNQKARYMPAFPYQMPVGSNDVQRQPAAPEDV; encoded by the exons ATGGCTCTGGGACTGCTtcttag GGTTtcctgcatttgttttttgctgtttgatGACAGTGCTGGATTACCGTCAGTAAGAG GGTATGGTTATCCATATAATGCTGACTTGCCTAGCATGGGTGATGTAAGAGAAGATGAAGTGGAGACTGGGCAGGCTTCAGATGACCAACCAACTGGCCTTGGTTACACAAGCTATAACACACTTTCAATTGCACAATGGCCAGGTTTGGTTCCATCTCCACAAAACCTGCCCAACAGACCAAGTGCTCCTGCAGCAGACAGACTGGTTAATGGTTGGTCCAGATACTTTGGTTTGGATACCAACCAGGAGACTAATCCAGCAAAGCCTCAGCCAGGCCCTGCTTCTACAAACAGTCTGCCTCCCTCTCCAGCTGGTGGCTCTTCTCTTTATGTTAGTCAAACTGCCAACTATGAGCCCACCCTGTCCACCTCTCAGGCTGTGGAGTTTCCCAGCTTTGACTCTTGGAAGCCTCAGCTAGATGGCAGTGATTATGGTGTGATTCAAAACTCTGGTTTTGGTTCCCCAAAATTTAACTCTGACTCCAGTAGAAGTGGTGTGAGTAACATTCCTCATCTTGTATATGAGGATGTCTTTCAATATCAATCTGAGGATATGAGGCCTTCCAATACTGCAGGAGGGTATAGCCAAGTTAATTACATGAGCAAGGGCTTATCAACTGGAGGGGCCCCCATCATGCCACAGGAACTAACTAATGTAGGTTCCCAAATGGGCTTGAAGGGTTTTTGGcttcaacaaaaaacagttgTAGGCGCTCAAAACGATGTAGTTAATCAGGGAGTGAGTAAACTGATCGTTCCTCCCCCGCCCCCTTCAAGCTATGGCAACCAGAAAGCCAGGTACATGCCAGCATTTCCCTATCAAATGCCTGTAGGCTCAAATGATGTCCAGAGGCAACCAGCTGCCCCAGAAGATGTATAA